Genomic DNA from Gimesia aquarii:
CAAAAGCGGCCCATTGCCACGCAATTTGAAGAGCGACCGGAACCCTCTCATCCACATTTTGCTTATCTATTGAAAGCAATTGAAGGGATGATCCATACAGGACGTCCGAGCTATCCTGTTGAGCGAACACTTTTAACCGGTGGAATTCTTGATCGAGCACTTACTTCACGAGTTATGAACAGCAAAAAAATGATGACTCCCGAATTGTCAATCCAGTATCAACCAGTCGACTATCCACACGCACCCGTGCCCGAATTGACCTCTTATGATGCCCGCTCTTCAGTAGAATAGGGTAATATCAATCTGCTCTTTTCTTAGCTATTTTACTTTGATTCACACAGAATATTTACGAGTCTGAACTACTGAGATTTGGATGCCAGATTCTCTTTGTGCCTTACATGCAGCAGTACAGGGATGGAGGTTTGCCTGCCTTCTTGTGCCGCTTGAATGTGGAACAGCCGTGTTGTTTCCGGAACCCATTTCGCCGCAGTCAAATAAAATGTTCGTTCGTTTTGATCATCCAGTAGTAACAGGCCGTTCAATCCGATGTTATCGACATAAACGCCGTGGGGTAGATTTCGTCCTGCATACTCGCGTCCAAATCCAACGACACCTTTATATCCGTCTCGTAAAAGCAGGACCTTGGCTGCGATCGTTTCGCCAGGATGAACTGTCAGCTCCAAAGGTTTTTCTGGAATCTCTATAAAATTTAATCCCGCGCCACTTTTTGTATTTGTATCCATTGCCGCGATTCGAATGATTAATCTCGGGCTTTTCAGTAACTGAATGGTACCCAATGAATTCACCGCATACGTTTGTTTTTTGCCAGCAATCATTGCTGAGGCCATGACTTTGATTGGATGATATTTTTCATCTGTCGGTCTGGGCGCTACAAGAGGTCCGGGGAGATCTGTTACTGGGTCTGCAGAAATGACACCATAAGCACGATCATGTCCTGACTGGATAATAATCGGGCTGGTAACATGAAATCCGGGAGGCACATCTGAAATGTCAACTTGAATCGGGCCATCGAACCCATCCATACGCTGTGCGACGACTTCAATTTCTTTCCCGCTACCTGCGTTGATTTTGGGGTTAGCTCCTTTCAGAGTCACCTTGAAGTCCGGTTTTCTAGGGCGAACGGTCAACTCATAATGAAAGTCTTTTCCCTGGAATCCCCGAACATCAGAAACACGTACGTAGTAAGTACCGTCCTTTGGGGCCTTAAATATCAGCCGGGAATCGTCGCCCAGTTCACGTCTACCATCATCATTATTTTCATAATAGGCTGTGAACACTGGAAGGCCGTTGGGAGGTAACTCCGTCCCTACAGGATGAGGCTCTACAATATAACAGGGCTCATGCAGAGCGTGAGTAATGGGGCTGGTCCCAAAATAAGTATAACGTTTCCCACCACTACCGGGGTAGACGTTAAATCCTGAATCAGGACCACGTGGATACAGCCAGAGCTTAACCACTTCGCCGTTGGCATACAGGTATTCGTTCAATTCCATTTCCTGCCAATTATGGATCCGGAAGTCACTTAGGATATTGGAATCTTTGCCTCGGAATGTGAAATACGAATCGCGGACAGCCCGCAGTAAAACTCTGGGGATCTGTTTTCCCTCCGCATCGAGCACTTCGATTTTCGAGTCAAGCTTGGATTTTTTGCGTGCCGCATTGGTTTCAATGAGCCATTCTTCACCTGCCTTGGATTCAAATTGATATAAGTCGAGATCGGAATGATCTTGTTGAGAGGAATGAATCATACCACTGGCGATAACTGAAGGTGACGTCAGAACAGTCGCCTCTTTCGTGTGGTTATTGGGCTCCTGCTCTTTTAACTTGACTGCTTTGATCATTTTTTTGTTATGTAGATTTGGTTTCGCCTTGGTGACTGTATTGTTTTGTTTTTTCTTGGGAGAGGTTGAGTTTGATACAAGTGGATACTGCTCCACAAGACCATTGCTAAATCCGACCAGAGCGTATTTTGAATCTGGCGAAAAAGCAACGGAAGTAGGAATTGCAGGTAAATCGTCGACTACGTCTAACAGGACTAACTGCTCAGCATCCCAGATTTTCAACGAGCGGTCATCGGAAATAGACGCCAGCAGTTTGTTGTCAGGGGAATAAACAAATTGGATTACCGGACTTTCATGTGCGAAGCGCGATGTAATCAGTGGATTGATTTTTGCTGAGTTTCGCGAAACAAACTTCCATTTTCGAATACGGTTATCTGCACCTGCTGCAAGAATGAATTTCCCATCTGGACTGAATGAGACGGCAAATTGTTCTTTGAGAGGCTGGCTGAGAGTATCCAGACGGTTACCTGTTGAAACCTGCCAGATTTTTACTGTAGAGTCAGCGGAGGCACTAGCGAGTGTTGTGCTGTCAGGACTGAATGCCAGATCAAAAATGGCCCCATTGTGGCCTGTTAAGTCTCGTATTTTTTTTCCGGATTCGACATCCCAGAGAATAATGTTTCGATCATAGCTGCCGGTAGCGAGCCATTTTTTATTCGGGCTGATCTGGGAAGCATACAACACATCTCTATGACCCGAAAATTCTTTTAACTTTTTACCAGTCGAAACGTCCCAGATGATTGATTTCCCAAACAGGCCCGTTGTTCCCGAAGAGGTAATCAACCATTTTCCGTCAGGGCTATATCGTACTGAGTTTACTTTACCGGGAAGATCTTTCAAATTATGAACCGTTTTACCAGAGCTGAGTGATAAAATTTCTACTTCTGCAAAACGGGCGATAGCGAGTATACCGTTTTTGGAAGAGGCAAGAGAGGTAATCGGTTTTTTAACCGATTTTATAGGAGCAATTTGAGGAATTGATAATCGAGTGCGCGTCGGTTTTTTTCCGGATGGTCCTTTAGCGCCCTGGCCGATCCACTCTTCCAGAAGTTTAATCTCTTGTGAAGTGAGTTTCTCACCACTGTCTTCAGGGGGCATTACTGGCTTGGCTTCGCCTTTGATCATCCGCATCAGGCGACTGTTGTTACTGTCACCGGGAAAAATCGCAGGACCATGTTTGCCGCCTTTAAGCAGCCCCTGGTAAGTGTCGATTGCGAACTTTCCTTCGGGATCATCAACACTATGACAACTTTCACAATATTTTCGAAACAAGGGGGTGATCTGTTTTTGATAATCAATTTGTGCTTCTTCTGCCTGTAAAGAGTTCGCAGAAGCAAATACAAGAGCGATTGAAAAAGCCAGAATTGTTTTTGTCAAAATGTGTGACATCGATGACCTCAAGTCAGCTATATAAAGTATTTAAATTAGCTAGTACTATCAATTTAATGATTAAACAGAAACTCGCGGCTACTTAAGATACCCCAGAAGAGATCTTCGACAGCTTGGCGTTTTTCTGCTTTTGGTGTTTCAGAGAGCAGTTTTGCGAGTTTGGTTTCTTCTTCAGTTGTCGGTTTACGCGAGAGACATAGCATGTAAATATCTGCTATCAGCTCTTTGTCTGTTTTCTTAGCCGCCATTAATTTCGTAACACGGCTTTCTTTGGCTTTGAGTTTATTGTTGATGGTATCTCCATTGGAAATATGAAGTACTTGAACCATCGTGGGTTCTTCGGTTCGTTCGCATTCACACGTGATCATTCGCTCGTTACGGCCAAACGTTTTCAGGAAGTAAGAGATCACAGAAGAGTCGTATAGCTGAATCGCTCTGGTACCTTTGGGATAGAAGTCGGTCTTTTGAGGGTTCGGTTCGTAAAATTTGGTGAATTCGTCTGGGACTTCAGTGACTTGTGAAATCGAGTCTAAGAGAACTTCAGCCATCATGCGTCTGGGGTAGTATCGGGAATAAAACCGCTTTTCATCTTTGTTTTCAGGTAGCGGTTGGCTGCTCCTCTGGTAGGCAGCAGATTGAAGAATGATCTTCATCAATGCTTTTAAATCGAAGTTATTTTTGACAAGATAATTAGAGGTAGCGTTCAGTAATTCTTCGTTGCTGGCAGGATTTGATTCCCGCATGTCATCAACCGATTCGACCAGTCCCACACCAAAGAAGTTAGCCCAGACACGATTGGTAATGGAACGACTGAAAAAATGGTTCTGTTTCGAAGTCAACCAGTTTGCCAGATAAATGCGACGATCTTCCGGGTCATTGATGTCAATAGGTTCTCCATCCAGTGGAGTAGGGGGTTGTGGCTTACCCGTTAACGGCTGAACCAAATCTCCTTTGGTGGCTACAAAGAGAGTTCGAATACCATCGCCTGAACCTTTACTGCCTCCCCAACCTTTCGCACGGACGCGAGAAAAGAAATTCGCCATCGCGTAATATTGATTATTCGTCCATTTTTCCAAGGGATGATTATGACACTTGGCACAGGCAATTGACAGACCCAGGAATGCCTGACTCACATTCTCCGTCATTGATTCAGGGTCCTGGTGAATGGCATAAAAATTGGTGGCGCCATTTTCAATACTGCTACCTTGCGCGGTAATCAGTTCGCGCACCATCTGATCCCAGGGGGTATTACTTTTTACATGCCCTTTGATCCATTCATGATATTTTTTTACGGCTTGCGGACGAATGAGTACTCCATTGACCAATAAGAGATCCGACCATTTGTAAGTCCAATAGTCGATAAATTCAGGACGGTTTAAGAGCTGCTCAATGAGTTTGTTTCGCTTGTAAGGAGATTGGTCAAAAAGAAATATTTCTGTTTCCTGGGGAGTAGGAAGCGTGCCAATTGTGTCGATGTAGATTCTTCGAATGAAGTCCACATCGTTTGACTGGGGCGAGGGAGGCAGGTTTAAGCGTTTTAATTGTTTAATAACCAGTTCATCAATGAAATTATATTGTGGTGATTTTGCATAGACAGCAGGATCAATCTTTTGTGGATAGGGTGACGTGATTTTTGAAATTGCAATTTTACTGGAAAAGATGCAGACGATAGCTCCTTCACCGAAACCTGTGACCTTGACAGATCCTTTTGCATCTACCTGAGCGACACTTTCATTCACTGAAGAGAATGTGGTCCATTGGGTCACATCACGAACTGACTGATCAGAGTAGTGAGCCTGCACCAGCAGATGTTGTGTTTGTCCTTTAACGAGAATAGATCGGGAAGGGAGTACTTCGATCCGTTCAATGATTGGATCTTTTGCGCTTGGAGGAGTGGCTCCCTGCGCGATCCAACTAGAGAGAATACGGTATTCTGGCGAACCGGTTTCGAAACGAACGCCCCCTTTGTGAGGAACCGCTCCCGTTGGTTTGATCAATATCAGACTGCGGGCGGGATCAGACAATTCAATACGGCGTCCGCGTGACTGTTTTGCGATCGTATGAAAATCACCTTGATCATCAAACGCTTTCAAGGATAGGCGAAATCCACCTTTTCCAGCAAGCGCTCCATGGCAGGCGCCGGTATTACAACTGGCTTTGGTTAAGATTGGCTGTACATCGTTACGAAAGCTCCATTGATGTGGTTTGCTAAAGTTTGTGACGACGACAGAGCTTTTTGACTGAAGTGTTCCCGTGGTTGCTGTAATTATCGCCTGACCATTACTCACAGGTATCAGCGTATCATCTATAATTTTAACAACAGAAGGATCACTCGATGAGAGTTTGTACTCTCTTGAGACTGGTCCCACGATATTACCGCCAGAGATCTTCTGAAAGGAGATACGATGCCGTGCTTCTTTACCGGAGAGTTGAACCTTCTTCGGTAGCAATACCACACTTTCTTCCGATTCAGACGCGAGAAGAGAACTGGTGTTGATACTGGAAATCAACAATCCTATGAAGGTCAAAAATAGAATCAATGATTTAGCTGGTTTTGCAGGAGACATCGAACACTTCTCTTTATGTTTGCATTGTCTTGAAGGATTTTATGACGTACAAGGAGAGATCTTTATCAATGAGCTGGGGTGCCCATCATACGATTTGCTTCAAATCGTAACTTATCTTTAACATCAGTTTTTTATTTGAACTGATTTGTATTTTTAAAACAGCTCGCGAATTTCATGTTTACCCACATCAACGATTGGGAAAGGACGACCTGAGGGACCTGGTAAAATCGTATGCAGGTCGAAACCGAGGCTATGATAGACAGTCGCTGCGAGATCGCCGGGAGAAACGGGCCGATCTGCAGGAACACCGCCAATCGGGTCACTACTACCGACGACACGACCGCCTTGAACGCCGCCACCGGCAAAATAGCAGGTAAAACACTGTGGCCAGTGATCTCGGCCTCCTGCTGGATTCACTTTGGGAGTTCTACCGAACTCGGCAACATTGCATACCAGTGTTTCATCCAGCATCCCTCGATCATAGAGATCTTCAATCAGGGCACTATAGCCCTGGTCATACATGGGAGCCACGATATTCTTCATGCCTTCAATTGAAGTGAAGGGTTTGGAGCCATGAATATCCCATGTGATTTCATTGAAGACGGTCAGGAATGTATTGATGGTGACAAAGCGAACTCCCGATTCTACCAGACGTCGTGCCAGTAGACAGCACTGACCAAACCGATTCATTCCATAACGTTCTCGAACTTTCTTTGGCTCCTTCGCGAGGTCAAAGGCTTCACGGGCCTGTTTACTTGTCATCAAGCGATAAGCAGAATGGAAATTACCGTTCAAGAGTTTGGCATCTTCTGTTGATTCAAAATAGTCAATTGTGTTATCGACCACTTCACGAATCTTTTTACGACGTTCCAGTCGAGCTGTTCCGATTTCTTTCGGGGGCAGCAAGTCAGGAACTTTAAAGTCCGGCTTGGATGGATCAGCCATCAGTGCAAACGGGTCATGCGCTTTTCCCAGGAAACCGCCGGCTTGACCGTTGGGAAGATTCCCACCACCCCGGCCCATGGTTTCAGGTAACACAACGTTTGCTGGTAGATCTGTTTTACGACCGCGAAGATAATCAACGACGGACCCGATGTGGGGAGTGTTAATTCCACCTGTAAAAATTCGACCGGTTTGCATCATTTGCCAGCCGGCATCATGTACGGCGGCTGCCGTGTGATAGCAGGAGCGAACGAGCGAAAACTTGTCGGCCACTTTGGCATGCAGAGGTAAAATTTCTGAGATGTCAATTTCAGGTGAAGCCGTGTGGATGGGTTTAAAAGGACCACGGATTTCAGCGGGAGCATCCGGTTTCATGTCGAATGTATCCAACTGACTGGGAGCACCGAGATTGAAGATCATGATCGCCGAACGGTTGTCATTTTTTTTATCGACCAGACCTTGATCTTTCGCTTCCAGGTATTGAGGTAACGACAGCCCCATAGCGCCCAATGTTCCGACTTGGAGAAAGTCTCTGCGAGTAACTCCACAACAGGTATGTGCCGCTCCCTGACCAGTAAACTTCAGCATAATGCGCCCCAATAGAATGGACCTAAAACAAACTTAATCGTTTAAAATTGGTCTTGTATTTATTTGTCATCACCCAATAAAGAATGCTTGTACTTTCATTATATGCGTAAGAAATTCCTTATTCGCTTATTTTTGCATATCGTAGATGCTAAGATCAACGGTGTCTTGTAGAAAACACGCATAAATTTGTATTATTTACGCATGGTGAATCCTCAGACATTTCGTGATCAGTTCTTGAAACGACTTGATAATAAACTCCATTTGGAAGAGTTATTTAATTATATTCCTGATGCGCACTTTTTTGCGAAAGACGCACAAGGACGATTCATAAATATCAGTCAAACTTGGATGGATGTTCGTGCGATTTCCAAAGAAGAAGATATCATCGGAAAGACTGATTTTGATATTCATCCGAAGGACCTCGCTCAACAGTATGTCGCTGAAGATCAGCGAGTGATGCAGTCTGCCAAACCACTTCCCAATCAGGTCTGGTTAGTCCCCGATCGGCACGGAAATCTAAAGTGGTATCTTTGCAGTAAAATCCCCTTATTCGGTGATGGTGGTAAAGTCATTGGGGTTGCTGGTGTGTTACGAGATATCAAAGTGGCTGGTTCCGAATTTCAGTCTTATCAGGAGTTAGACAAGGTCATCGCTTATGTACTCGAACATTATCGCGAACGGATTCAAATTTCGGATCTGGCGGATCTCATCTTTTTGTCCGTCAGTCAATTTGATCGCAAATTCAAAAAGCTGTATCAGATTACTCCACAGAAATATATTCTGCGTGTCAGAATCAATGCCGCCTGTCAGTCGTTAACGCGAACCGAAAAACGAATTTCTGAAATCGCGTTGGAGTCCGGGTTTTATGATCAGAGTTATTTTACAAAGCAGTTTGTGAATCTAATGGGAATTTCACCGTCGGAGTATCGGAAGAAATTTAAACAGGCCGAAACCATCTCTTAAGTCCATTGTTATTTTGTTGAGTTCCTGTTTACGCGATAATTTTATCGATGATATGGCCTCCGACATCGGTTAGGCGGAAACGTCTTCCACTGTAAAGATACGTAAGTTTTTCGTGGTCCATTCCCAATAGTCGCAGAATCGTGGCATGCAGATCATTCACGTGCACTTTATCTTCTGCGGCTTTAAATCCAATTTCGTCGGTGGCTCCGTAGCTGGTTCCTGCTTTGACGCCACCTCCTGCTAACCATGTTGTAAACGCATGTGGGTTATGGTCTCGTCCGGGAGTGGCTCCTTTTTGGGCGATCGGCAGACGACCGAATTCACCCCCCCAGACCACGAGTGTTTCATCGAGTAAACCACGTGAAGCCAAATCAGCCAGTAATGCGGCGATGGGTTGATCCGTTTCTCCGGCGAAGCCGCTGTGGTTGCCTTTAATATCGGAGTGACCATCCCAGCTACGCTGGTTTTCCATGCCACCCGAATAGATCTGCACAAAACGGGTGCCACGTTCAACCATTCGTCGTGCGATCAGACATTGTTTGGCAAAGTGCTCACATTTTTTGTTACCGATGCCGTATTGCTCCTGAAGGTGTTTGGGTTCTCTAGAGATATCCAATGCTTCTGGCGCTGCACTCTGCATTCGATAAGCAAGTTCAAAACTCTCAATCCGCGCTGCCAGTTCCTGATCGCCTTCATTCTGTTGAAGATGTTGACGGTTCAATGATTTCAATAAGTCGAGTTGAGAACGCTGTCGTCCTTTTTCAGTGAGTGCTGTTGGCGGCTTCAGATTATCAATCGGTTCACCGCTTGGTTTTAGGTAAGTTCCCTGATATACACTTGGCAGAAAACCGGCTCCCCAGTTCAAACTTTGTCCTTTGGGAAGACCTCTTCCTAAGGGGTCTGACATAACAACAAACGCGGGTAGGCTGTTACTTTCAGAGCCCAGTCCATATGTCACCCAGGAACCGACGCAGGGGTATCCCATCTTAGGAACGCCGCAGTTCATCATAAATAGAGCGGGACTATGGTTGTTCGATTCTGTATGACCTGAGTGAATGAACGCCATCTTGTCAACGTGCTGAGACAGATGGGGAAAGAGATCGGAGACCCATTTTCCTGACTCTCCATACTGTTTAAATTTGAAGGGGCTCTTCATTAAGGGCCCTACAGCGTTCTGAAAGAATCCTGTTTTGTTATCAAAGCCCTCTAAAGCGACGCCATCTCGTTTTTCAAGCTCGGGTTTATAGTCCCAGGTATCAACGTGACTCGGTCCCCCGTTGATGAATAACCAGATTACTGATTTTGCTTTTGCAGGTAAATGCGCCGGTTTAGGAGCCAGCGGATTCGTCGCTTTCACTGCAGGAGCAGCGCCGGCTGTTTCCAGAACCCCCTCCTGCTGCAATAAGCTAAGCAGTCCCAAAGTTCCTAAGCCACTTCCGGCCCGCTTAAGCAATTGCCGTCTTGCCAGAAGTTGGTTCAATGAGATCGTCGGTAATTCCGATATTGGTTGTAACATCATGTTTCCTCAATGAAAGATTATGTTTGGTCTCAATTTCGTAGTGAATTTATATTAAGGATGCTGATCAATTCGGGTAAATAAATTCATTGGTACTTAATAATGCGTGTGTGAAATCAGTGAGAGCCAGTAGTGTAGCTTGCGGTTTTTTTTCTGACTCATATGATTTTTTATGTTGTTGAATGAAGTCCAGTGAAACTGCTGCTTCATTTTTTGATGGTTCTCTTCCCAGCGCAATTTGATAGGCGCTCTCGACTGCTTTTTCGAGGGAAGCCGGATTGGCTGCGTGAATTCGTTTGGCAAACGATTGCGCACTTTCGCGAATGAACTTTGCATTCATGAATAAAAGTGCCTGTGGTGCGATCGTAGTGCTGGGACGTTGTCCAATGCTGACCAGTGCTTCAGGAGCATCAAACAGTTGCATCATGGGGATTAACTTGCTGCGTTTGATTTTGAAATAGATACTGCGGCGTTGATTGTTTTGTTGCAGAGTCCCCGGGCCATACATGGTCTTGTCGAGTCGATTTCCGATATAGAGAATGGAATCGCGTATTGCTTCTCCTTCCAGTCTCTGAGGAGAACGACGCCAATACAGTTGATTTTCCGGATCAACTTTTGACTTTTCTGGATCGAAATTCGTCGACTGTCGATATGTTTCACTGAGCATGATTTTTTTGTGCAACGGTTTCAGATGCCAATGATGATTTACGAGTTGGTTGGCCAGATATTCAAGTAATTCAGGATGTGTGGGCCGGTCTCCCTGTAGACCAAAATCGTTGGGGGAAGAAACAATTCCACTACCAAAGTGGTGTTGCCAGATTCGATTTACCATCACACGAGCCAATAAAGCACCTGCCCCCTGATTTGTATCAGTGATCCAGTTAGCCAGAGACGTTCGACGATACGAAGTGCTGGCGGTTTTGGGAGGGGCAACAATCCACTCTTTTTCCTGGTCAGGAGATCGCATCAGAACTTGCAGGAAGCTCTGCTTCGCGACTGCTCCTTTTTGTGCGGTATCGCCACGTGTAAGATAGTATGTTTCTTCAAAGAAGTCTTTCCCTTGTGAATGATGTCGAACGGGTTTAATCTTCGGACCTTCACTACAGATCATCACTTTTGTCAGTGCCGGTTGTGGTTCTGTTTTCAGATGCAGTTTCACTTTGTGGGCGAGTGCGGCCCATTGTGTGTCTTGCTCACTAAACCAGCGTTTCAGTATCCCTTTTTGTTTTGGAGTCAACTGGTTCAGTTTTCCCACTTTAACAAGTTCAATGGCTTTCATCAGATGTTCGGAGCTGCTGGTTCCCGTTTTGACTTCAGGTGAAGGGGAACTGGTGAGTGAGAAACGAGGATGTCCAATGCTATGATTGACATTATTTGTGAAGGACATTGTCACAGTGAGTTCTGTCTCGCCTTCCCAATCAATTGGCTCTTCCAGGTCGAACACAATGGCCTGATCTTTTCCGATGCCTCCCAAATCGACGGCCCAGCCAGATCCATATTGTCCGTCAATGGCGCTCTTTGCTGAGAGCGTCGTTTTGTTTTGTTCGTGAGTGGCACGTGCATTGGTCAGTTTGATATTTTTCGCTTTTGCTTTTTTATCTGAGACCGCCTTGGCTTTGACTTTGAATGCCGTCAATGAGAAATTTCCGTTTACAGCACGCCCAGGTCCCTGTCGTGGTAACGATCGATGTGTTAATGCTTCGAGTCGAATTGATCGGACAGGTCTCACATTCGTACGGAGCGTGAATGTAAAATGCTCCTGATTGATATTGGGACCACTGACGAGAATCGAACCGTCATCCAGTTTCTCAAAACGAGCTTTGCCTTTTGAAGTGTGGCTTATCACTTCTGGTAAAATCCATTCATCAAATTGTGCCGCATCAATTATTCTCT
This window encodes:
- a CDS encoding DUF1549 and DUF1553 domain-containing protein, whose translation is MRNIFIALILLFGIVWPAFLSAAEKKETLPPDHAQRMQQGLELFKKEVRPLLVAKCLKCHGGKSVKGDFDLATRKKLLDSGMIEKTAKESHLMALVEHREEPYMPLKEKKLSAKEMASLAKWIDLGAPYDKPLATSSKSGSEKLVITDDDRNFWSFQPLSIPAIPKTKHSNRSRNEIDQFILAKQEEQGLTLNKEVSKRVYIRRAFFDLIGLPPTPAEVEEFLADNSPKAHENLIDRLLDSPHYGERWARHWLDIARFAESHGFEHDYDRNFAYHYRDFVIKALNQDMPYDQFVKWQLAGDEIAPDNPLALMATGFLGAGVFPTQITANEVERTRYDALDDMLNTTSQAMLGLSVGCARCHDHKFDPIASDDYYRLLSTFTTTVRTEIELDLDPKTYQKQKQKFDIAHAPLVQALKEYESKQINPGFENWLKQRIIDAAQFDEWILPEVISHTSKGKARFEKLDDGSILVSGPNINQEHFTFTLRTNVRPVRSIRLEALTHRSLPRQGPGRAVNGNFSLTAFKVKAKAVSDKKAKAKNIKLTNARATHEQNKTTLSAKSAIDGQYGSGWAVDLGGIGKDQAIVFDLEEPIDWEGETELTVTMSFTNNVNHSIGHPRFSLTSSPSPEVKTGTSSSEHLMKAIELVKVGKLNQLTPKQKGILKRWFSEQDTQWAALAHKVKLHLKTEPQPALTKVMICSEGPKIKPVRHHSQGKDFFEETYYLTRGDTAQKGAVAKQSFLQVLMRSPDQEKEWIVAPPKTASTSYRRTSLANWITDTNQGAGALLARVMVNRIWQHHFGSGIVSSPNDFGLQGDRPTHPELLEYLANQLVNHHWHLKPLHKKIMLSETYRQSTNFDPEKSKVDPENQLYWRRSPQRLEGEAIRDSILYIGNRLDKTMYGPGTLQQNNQRRSIYFKIKRSKLIPMMQLFDAPEALVSIGQRPSTTIAPQALLFMNAKFIRESAQSFAKRIHAANPASLEKAVESAYQIALGREPSKNEAAVSLDFIQQHKKSYESEKKPQATLLALTDFTHALLSTNEFIYPN